The Culex quinquefasciatus strain JHB chromosome 2, VPISU_Cqui_1.0_pri_paternal, whole genome shotgun sequence genome contains the following window.
tgtgcgattcataagcaaaatcgagtgtccggaattcgaagcaaaagtgtccggatttcgaatcagcttttaacagtgtccgggattcgaagcacaacaagtcattttaattttcaaattctgatcaaaaattgttagaaaagccatattttgcatgcattctcttaaaactgactgtttatactaaatcctgatgatatttttacatttccaacttattacatgatattttgccagctataacaaaaatgatatgctactaagtgtccggatttcgaatcatgacgttagaggGTTAACCAATTCTGATGGAAACAACACACAAacagtatcgagaaattaaaagtgcaacatggagttaaactttctgtcaaactgctgtgaagtttaccatgacagctgcgaaagtttcactccatgttaccggctcacatctctcttttcaaTTTCTCGATTGCAtgttaggggaaattctcgtatgtttggcaggttaggttaagcactcgcacctaactccatccaatttgcagattttcactatttaaacaacttattttgcaaaacttttgatagaaacatgcttgctcacttcttattgagctatttataactcgatttcagttgaaaacgcttttaattagctttaattgaatgtcaaagttttgacctgccaacattagagtcacgctggaattagatgctgtttccCTACCGTCATTTGGGGCGAATTGgggcacataaaaaaaaacgaagttgactttatagctgtcggccaccattgctagtaccaaccactagtgtcttccttttatctacaaggacttcgccgccctgggctcctaagtgtatgaaagtatggcacggagcgacggcgccgaatacccatatttacacaaagaattttagagcgcccgccgcgggattcgaaccggcgacctctggattgtgaatccagtgcgcggtccgattgatccacacgggcgggacaattgGGGCACATGGGGCAGCTGTTTTAGCATTTTTACTGCACAATATTTGGTAGTTTTatattggtttcggatagaactgcaacagaacaacaaaaatagtgcattgttttccaactttaaagcttttaaatgctctaaaaactgctgtttcTTTTCAGACCCGACCCGCCCCAGTTGAgggttacaaaaatatttgtggcattttccaaacaaatctgAGATtgagaggttttgggtgacctttacataaccttcggacgattagaaatgagcagaaacttgcatcagagaattatgttttttttttaaactaaaatatgttaaaggttttttaaatatgttttttttttaaactaaacttTTAAAGCAGCGGTCCATTTGAAGTAATCAAACCAAACCCAGTTCTGGGCCATATCTCAAAAGAGCATTACGCAATAGTGTgcgcaaattaatttaaaaaaatggaacttGACACTTCAGATtactatttacaaaaatatacatGTTGAAATTATGTGAAAATATTGTAAACGAATTAAAATTTATATCGTCAaccttaaattaaatatttaggaataaaatcatttaaaaaaaatagttcaagtTTAAATAATATGGATTCTAATTGCTAcatttttttacgtttaaaaaaaatattttcagcttcAGAATATTTTCAGAATCTGAAAATGTAGTCCGTTTTCGAttcaaatcaatgtttataacgaatatcatttttgtaaacttCTTGTGtacaaaaagtttataaaaaaaactctttataaatatttaaaaaaatcatcaaactgAGAACCTTCATCTACAGAACGTTAAATTTTCCGCTTCAATTCCGTTTACACTAAGTACCCCCCATCAAGATCTGAAGGGAGTAAAAAAGGGATGCAAAAGAAAGCTCGTAATCTCCCTGATTGGAAATCACACTGCCACACAAAACGGTTTAATTACTGGTCCTCAACTACTGAACGGCTCCTTCTGGAGTGTGCCACTATACAGGCAGAAAGCATAGAAAGTTCCCTTTTTCTACTGGTGGATGAATATCTGAGAGCGTTCCACTGGGTTGCGCCCGAACGGAGGGATGTTGATCTGTTGATTCTGCACAAATACGGAAATTAACTATAACGATAATctaattatgtaaattttcctCCTCTTCGTTCTCCCTAGCCAATTACTGGATCCGGCTGCGGGCGATTGGACCTTGCGATTATCTGAACATCGACCAGACCGCCGTCCTGTCCTACTTGCCGTTTTCCGTCCCCGAGGAGGAGCTGGCCTTCACCGACCGGGAGCTTCCGGCCTTCTCCGAGTCGCTGTTTGAGGACACCATTGTAAGATATTACGATAAGTggagaaaaatatgttgaacttTGCAGCTGATTAACTTTTGTGTCTTATTGTTCCATGCAACTAGTCGGCGAATCATCCCAACACAACCTGTGGCATCTCAAAACCGGACGTTTGCATCACCGATTTCGAAGCCCACTCGAGAGATGACAGCATTGTGAACGGCGTTCCGGATCACAAGTTTATCTTGGGATTTGAAAATTACCGGATGACCTTTGACAAGACGTTTGGAGAAAACAGTCACGAGCATTTTATGAGTAAGTATGGTACTTTTTTTGTCTGGACCAACTCCAGTGTGACAACCTCTACAACTGGAGTGGCCTAACGACCTAACATTTCTTGTTTGGATTTACTAAATAAtcttgtaacgtcatgattcgaattcccggacgcttcgaaacccggacacttcaacttgttttatgtatTATTTGGAtaaatataagttcgcattatgaatgtcaaaactgtgtttttttatgaattctaacatcaactttcatttaaagtttgttcgaacgctgtagttaatgccaaaacaattaaattaaataaaattataagttttccaaaaatgcgaaacatttcaacggaaatatttcataggcgtccgaagcaccgggaaggcaaagcagaaatttatggttttgatttccttaaattctagcaaatttttatataaaatatcgactGTTTtgatgttattattattattattattattattgatgttattattattaatcTGCCAACTTTTTTCCCACAGACATCCACGATGACGTCGTCCTGCAAGGTGCCATCAACAATCTCAGCTTCACGTATCCCCCCTTCTCGATGCTTACCCAACCCGAACTGCTCCGCGAGGACATGTTCTGCGACGAGCACACCCGACCTGCCCATTGTGACCAGAGTGACAGCCACTGCACGTGCATCCACCGGCTCAAGATCGAACTGCACTCGCTCGTGGAGCTGTACATCCTGGATCTTTCCCCGGATGTGAACCCGCTGAACCATCCGTTCCACCTGCACGGCTACCAGATGCACGTGATGGAGATGGGCCAGAACCTGGCGGAACCGATCACGATCGCCCGAGCCCAGACGATTGCCCGGGCCCAATCACTCCGCCGGACCACGGTGACCAACTTCCCGCCGAGCAAGGACACCGTTTCGATCCCCAGCAAAGGTTACACCCGGTTGCGCTTCCGGGCGGACAATCCCGGCTTCTGGCTGATGCACTGTCACTTTGAGTGGCACACGGCCGTCGGAATGGCGCTGGTGGTGCAAGTCGGGGAACCGACGGACTTTGTGCGGGCGCCGGCGAATTTTCCAACCTGTAACAAGTACCAGCCGGATGTGGACGAGGCAATGTTTCGATAATCGTGATCTTGTGCGGTAGCGATTAGGATATTCTCATTAATttatactttatttaaaataaaatctagtCATTTTGAAGCTTACCCAGAGttgttataaaataatttgagctttgaagaatgtcgattgattACATTTacgtggtccgatttggatgaaaatttcaattttatttattaaaacgaGAGCTTTTGAATGAGTTTgactaaaatatttcaaaaattatcattttccaaggcaagaatttaaaaaaaaaacgtattaaaCGTGGTAACGTTCTGTTGTTCCGTAGCGCTTTATCCTAATAAGAGGTAATTTATGTCTCTGAATGCGAATTCGAGTTccattttcgatatctcgtgacggaggggcggaatgaccctttccatttttacgtaaaattggacgcccgatttgaag
Protein-coding sequences here:
- the LOC6031776 gene encoding laccase-1 isoform X2, coding for MYMEDIAHYACKACADGNHRDCYHHACLTADGVERGVMSINRQIPGPPIQVCKDDLVVIDMMNAMGGTATAMHWHGLHQRDTPYMDGVPFVTQCPIEFMSTFRYSFWATEPGTQFYHSHAGHHKVNGHYGAMIIRQPEANDPNAHLYDFDLPDHTILGSDWMHVDGEMFMPGLPSSGGILPKNLLINGKGTYTYENGTTTNAPRDVFRVRKGGRYRFRFINAASHVCPLELQIENHPLQIIASDSFNLQPVTVNTLVTTSGERYDFVVNADQPSANYWIRLRAIGPCDYLNIDQTAVLSYLPFSVPEEELAFTDRELPAFSESLFEDTISANHPNTTCGISKPDVCITDFEAHSRDDSIVNGVPDHKFILGFENYRMTFDKTFGENSHEHFMNIHDDVVLQGAINNLSFTYPPFSMLTQPELLREDMFCDEHTRPAHCDQSDSHCTCIHRLKIELHSLVELYILDLSPDVNPLNHPFHLHGYQMHVMEMGQNLAEPITIARAQTIARAQSLRRTTVTNFPPSKDTVSIPSKGYTRLRFRADNPGFWLMHCHFEWHTAVGMALVVQVGEPTDFVRAPANFPTCNKYQPDVDEAMFR
- the LOC6031776 gene encoding laccase-2 isoform X3; translation: MSINRQIPGPPIQVCKDDLVVIDMMNAMGGTATAMHWHGLHQRDTPYMDGVPFVTQCPIEFMSTFRYSFWATEPGTQFYHSHAGHHKVNGHYGAMIIRQPEANDPNAHLYDFDLPDHTILGSDWMHVDGEMFMPGLPSSGGILPKNLLINGKGTYTYENGTTTNAPRDVFRVRKGGRYRFRFINAASHVCPLELQIENHPLQIIASDSFNLQPVTVNTLVTTSGERYDFVVNADQPSANYWIRLRAIGPCDYLNIDQTAVLSYLPFSVPEEELAFTDRELPAFSESLFEDTISANHPNTTCGISKPDVCITDFEAHSRDDSIVNGVPDHKFILGFENYRMTFDKTFGENSHEHFMNIHDDVVLQGAINNLSFTYPPFSMLTQPELLREDMFCDEHTRPAHCDQSDSHCTCIHRLKIELHSLVELYILDLSPDVNPLNHPFHLHGYQMHVMEMGQNLAEPITIARAQTIARAQSLRRTTVTNFPPSKDTVSIPSKGYTRLRFRADNPGFWLMHCHFEWHTAVGMALVVQVGEPTDFVRAPANFPTCNKYQPDVDEAMFR